In a single window of the Neodiprion virginianus isolate iyNeoVirg1 chromosome 1, iyNeoVirg1.1, whole genome shotgun sequence genome:
- the LOC124309823 gene encoding uncharacterized protein LOC124309823, with product MDPVAAAKAFVKDTLSVEFFQDKSDLLNKVVRAFFEKVPFQNISTSILPPEQRFPTEQVIIENGISLKGGLNIHNNCFLKMLLEALSYKVHLVAASVVHPPKSKAPRRFGNHCAILVRDLEKPGDLHLVDVGSGYPVFKAVPLDRLPYTATDVTLTYRFVEECGQWHREHKDADSETWTRFVTYDKEAVQASPAEVFKGPVEELFQEDWLVAGVTAVRYPQPGSSAIPDVPDFGRDYDYVLRIVNDKITFGNSSGYTWEEPVPLDQLVSVFQTYFPTVPKDQVQRKVQILSEEAAGCKY from the exons ATGGATCCTGTCGCAGCAGCCAAAGCCTTTGTCAAGGATACACTGTCCGTGGAATTTTTCCAGGACAAATCTGACCTGCTGAACAAAGTCGTCAGAGCCTTTTTCGAGAAAGTGCCGTTCCAG AACATTTCTACGAGCATTCTTCCTCCCGAGCAACGCTTCCCGACGGAACAGGTGATCATAGAGAACGGTATCAGCTTAAAGGGCGGGCTGAACATCCACAACAACTGCTTTCTCAAAATGTTGCTCGAAGCGCTGAGCTACAAGGTTCACCTCGTGGCGGCGAGCGTCGTGCATCCTCCAAAGTCCAAGGCACCGAGACGCTTCGGAAATCATTGCGCCATCTTGGTTCGAGATCTGGAGAAACCCGGCGATCTTCACCTCGTCGATGTCGGCTCTGGCTACCCCGTCTTCAAGGCTGTTCCTCTCGACCGTCTTCCTTACACGGCGACTGACGTCACTCTGACATACAGATTCGTCGAGGAATGCGGACAATGGCACAGAGAGCACAAG GATGCGGATAGCGAGACGTGGACGCGATTCGTGACGTACGACAAGGAGGCGGTGCAGGCGAGTCCTGCGGAAGTGTTCAAAGGACCGGTCGAGGAGCTTTTTCAGGAAGATTGGCTCGTCGCCGGCGTCACGGCCGTCCGCTACCCGCAGCCGGGGTCATCGGCCATCCCGGATGTCCCGGACTTTGGCAGGGACTACGACTACGTCCTCCGCATAGTCAACGACAAGATCACCTTCGGGAACAGCTCGGGATACACGTGGGAGGAACCGGTACCGTTGGACCAGCTAGTCTCCGTATTTCAGACCTACTTTCCAACCGTGCCGAAGGATCAGGTTCAACGAAAGGTTCAGATCCTTTCGGAGGAGGCTGCCGGCTGCAagtactga